A region of Chiloscyllium plagiosum isolate BGI_BamShark_2017 chromosome 37, ASM401019v2, whole genome shotgun sequence DNA encodes the following proteins:
- the LOC122541392 gene encoding zinc finger and BTB domain-containing protein 43-like, which yields MSEAAMETGSNVLYVDFPNFGNRLLESLNQQRVEGKFCDISIQVQGKVFKAHRAVLAASSPYFHDQVLFRNASRIVLPGVMDARAFEGILASCYAGRLAVPPADIVSYLTVGSFLQMWHVVDRCTELLRECQPPAPPAPVPAPSGQRLCRLTDNQSPSSSSNNYCRPEGEEVTPAKEEGEDEEEEEEEEEDMVDDDNDEEEEEEVEEEEDGDQEAAKAKELEQRVTSNQGTGEVAAGGAPDSPWARPAYLQPSIVPHKRWVHVKKEKPDEGDLVLTCEEDEQHFVKVPGRRRGEPPPLQPQLSISDVCTLAGASAELLAADEPAFDEQIDYCGSSEDFPYEPLDEGVPRAYPGQVPGGQLSSASSSSYHPGGGEAHHGAVQAAAGSPGPGAKLFACHCGKSFTHKSQRDRHINMHLNLRPFGCTICNKKFKMKHHLVEHMKIHTGLKPFECHVCSKKFMWRDSFLRHKAACEKLQRATTANPDIN from the exons at GAGTGAAGCGGCCATGGAAACCGGGAGCAATGTGCTGTATGTGGACTTCCCTAACTTCGGCAACCGCCTCCTGGAGAGTCTCAACCAGCAGCGGGTGGAGGGCAAGTTCTGTGACATCTCCATCCAGGTGCAGGGCAAGGTGTTCAAGGCTCACCGTGCGGTGCTAGCCGCCTCCTCACCCTACTTCCATGACCAGGTGTTGTTCCGCAACGCCAGCCGCATCGTGCTGCCGGGTGTGATGGACGCGCGGGCCTTCGAGGGCATCCTGGCGTCGTGCTACGCTGGGCGCCTGGCCGTGCCCCCGGCTGACATTGTCAGCTACCTGACGGTGGGCAGCTTCCTGCAGATGTGGCACGTGGTGGACCGGTGCACCGAGCTGCTGAGAGAGTGCCAGCCCCCGGCACCGCCTGCCCCCGTGCCCGCCCCCAGCGGCCAGCGGCTCTGCCGCCTCACCGACAACCAGTCCccgagcagcagcagcaacaactaCTGCAGGCCCGAGGGTGAGGAGGTGACCCCGGCCAAGGAGGAAGGCGAGGacgaggaggaagaggaggaggaggaagaggacatggtggatgacGACAacgatgaggaggaggaggaggaggtagaggaggaggaggacggtGACCAAGAGGCAGCCAAGGCCAAGGAGTTGGAGCAGAGGGTCACCAGTAACCAGGGCACTGGGGAGGTGGCAGCAGGGGGAGCGCCGGACAGCCCGTGGGCCCGGCCGGCCTACCTGCAGCCTAGCATCGTGCCGCACAAGCGCTGGGTGCACGTCAAGAAGGAGAAGCCGGACGAGGGGGACCTGGTGCTGACCTGCGAGGAGGACGAGCAGCACTTTGTGAAGGTGCCAGGCCGCCGGCGCGGTGAACCGCCGCCACTGCAGCCGCAGCTCAGCATCAGCGACGTGTGCACCCTGGCCGGGGCCTCGGCCGAGCTCCTGGCCGCCGATGAGCCCGCCTTCGACGAGCAGATCGACTACTGCGGCTCCTCCGAGGACTTTCCCTATGAGCCGCTGGACGAGGGCGTGCCGCGGGCCTACCCGGGCCAGGTCCCCGGCGGGCAGCTCTCCTCCGCCTCttcctcctcctaccaccccggGGGGGGGGAGGCCCACCACGGCGCGGTGCAGGCCGCCGCCGGCAGCCCGGGCCCCGGAGCCAAGCTCTTCGCCTGCCACTGTGGCAAGAGCTTCACCCACAAGAGCCAGCGGGACCGGCACATCAACATGCACCTCAACCTGCGGCCCTTCGGCTGCACCATCTGCAACAAGAAATTCAAGATGAAGCACCACCTGGTGGAGCACATGAAGATCCACACCGGCCTCAAGCCCTTCGAGTGCCACGTCTGCAGCAAGAAGTTCATGTGGCGCGACAGCTTCCTGCGGCACAAGGCGGCCTGCGAGAAGCTGCAGCGGGCCACCACTGCCAACCCAGACATCaactga